The following are encoded together in the Mycosarcoma maydis chromosome 4, whole genome shotgun sequence genome:
- a CDS encoding uncharacterized protein (related to AGE2 - ADP-ribosylation factor and GTPase activating protein effector): MSRVTQSRQQTEANAKILRALVKSADNKVCVDCKKNDPRWASWNLGCFLCIRCSGIHRSMGTHISKVKSIDLDIWTPEQMDSVQKWGNRRCNLYWEAHLKAGHVPADHKIESFIRSKYESRRWAKDGPPPSDPSVLDGGAEAAPSAVAAASTSSLAAARSAASANSASAAKKPVPAIDLLDDPSPSPAPAAPAAPVAPVASTTKQPSAAAATAPTKASVGGGGGIFELDWHEPSASTPATSATTSATTSATTSATTSATTSSSAKDKNDIMSLFAAKPAAASSAPALRVSGNTGFGEFASLASPSIGSAGAGAATGIAGLNSSFGSLDLSSSATRASNSAAFVGTGSNPWSSNTTPSHPPSKNGAGALFDTQDVWGSARTSATLPSKPKDDAFADIWGDFK, from the exons ATGTCGCGCGTCACACAATCAAGACAGCAGACCGAGGCGAATGCCAAGATACTCCGTGCTTTGGTCAAGTCTGCCGATAACAAGGTCTGCGTCGACTGCAAAAAGAACGACCCACGATGGGCCAGTTGGAATCTAGGCTGTTTCCTCTGTATTCGGTGCTCGGGCATTCATCGATCCATGGGCACACACATCTCCAAAG TCAAGAgcatcgacctcgacatCTGGACACCGGAGCAGATGGACTCGGTACAGAAATGGGGCAATCGTCGATGCAACTTGTACTGGGAAGCGCATTTGAAAGCTGGTCATGTCCCTGCGGATCACAAAATCGAATCGTTCATTAGGAGCAAGTACGAGTCGAGAAGATGGGCCAAAGATGGTCCGCCACCGAGCGACCCTAGCGTTTTGGATGGCGGTGCGGAAGCTGCACCatctgctgttgccgcGGCTAGCACCTCTTCGTTGGCAGCTGCCAGATCAGCTGCGAGTGCCAATTCGGCAAGTGCGGCCAAGAAGCCCGTTCCGGCAATagatctgctcgacgaccCATCTCCctcaccagcaccagcagcaccagcagcaccggtAGCGCCAGTAGCATCAACAACCAAGCAaccttcagcagcagcagccactGCGCCAACCAAGGCTTCAgttggaggaggaggaggaatTTTCGAGCTGGACTGGCACGAACCCTCAGCGTCCACACCTGCCACGAGTGCAACCACGAGTGCAACCACGAGTGCAACCACGAGTGCAACCACGAGTGCAACCACGAGTTCAAGcgccaaggacaagaacGACATCATGTCGCTGTTTGCTGCGAaacctgctgctgcttcttccgctCCCGCTCTGCGCGTATCCGGCAACACCGGATTCGGAGAGTTTGCATCCTTGGCCTCGCCATCTATTGGcagtgctggtgctggtgctgcgaCGGGAATCGCAGGACTCAACTCGTCGTTTGGCTCGCTGGATCTTTCTTCGTCCGCGACCCGCGCCTCGAACAGCGCCGCGTTCGTTGGCACTGGCAGCAACCCCTGGTCGTCCAACACTACACCCTCCCATCCTCCATCCAAGAACGGTGCCGGAGCGCTGTTTGACACTCAAGACGTCTGGGGCTCAGCTCGCACGTCGGCCACCCTACCAAGCAAGCCCAAGGATGATGCGTTCGCTGATATCTGGGGCGACTTCAAGTGA